A window of the Scleropages formosus chromosome 5, fSclFor1.1, whole genome shotgun sequence genome harbors these coding sequences:
- the LOC108938733 gene encoding protein NipSnap homolog 3B-like: MRIDVKRFKVVNSEGNVTMFLTRNALRNCFSLARQVNQLRASISIGPQQHHGTFYELRTYQIKPEHNTAFLELVNEKIHLRTAHSELLGFWTVEYGGYNQVFHIWKYDSYAHKAAVRAAVASDPQWMEQCISKVLPMLTSQDLEAAYLIPWCKIEKPPKKGVYELVTFQMKPGGPAVWGKAFQAAVSAHAKTGYSHLVGAFHSEFGPLNRVHVLWWYESPDHRAAVRHTAHQDARVVAAVRESVSYLESQRNKLLFPTSFSPLQ, translated from the exons ATGCGAATTGATGTAAAGCGATTCAAAGTCGTCAACAGTGAAGGGAACGTTACGATGTTTTTGACGAGGAATGCGCTTCGGAACTGCTTCAGCCTTGCAAGACAGGTGAACCAG CTTCGAGCGTCCATCTCCATCGGACCCCAGCAGCACCACGGTACTTTCTACGAGTTGCGCACGTACCAGATCAAGCCTGAGCACAACACAGCCTTCCTCGAGCTCGTCAACGAGAAGATCCATCTTCGCACGGCCCACTCTGAGCTCCTGGGCTTCTGGACTGTGGAGTATGGTGGCTACAACCAGGTGTTCCACATCTGGAAGTACG ACAGCTACGCCCACAAAGCAGCAGTGCGGGCAGCAGTGGCCAGTGATCCCCAGTGGATGGAACAGTGCATTTCCAAGGTTTTGCCCATGCTGACCTCCCAGGATCTTGAGGCTGCCTACCTGATACCCTGGTGCAAGATTGAGAAGCCTCCTAAGAAAG GGGTGTATGAGCTAGTCACTTTCCAGATGAAGCCGGGGGGTCCAGCCGTGTGGGGGAAGGCATTTCAGGCAGCTGTGAGCGCACATGCCAAGACAGGTTACTCCCACCTGGTGGGAGCCTTCCACAGCGAGTTTGGACCCCTCAATCGAG TGCATGTCCTGTGGTGGTATGAGAGTCCCGACCATCGGGCAGCTGTGCGGCACACAGCCCACCAGGATGCCCGTGTGGTTGCAGCAG TGAGGGAGAGTGTCTCGTACCTGGAGTCCCAGAGAAACAAGCTGCTGTTTCCCACCTCCTTCTCCCCCCTCCAGTGA
- the LOC108938770 gene encoding protein NipSnap homolog 3A-like yields MERLRLALWGTCARLRRDSSLSLCGKLRAFISTGPQQQHSTFYEFRTYHIKPEKNAAFLKLTSEKIHLRTAHSELLGYWSVEYGGLNQVFHIWKYDSYAHRAEVRTALSKDPQWMDEYISKAIPMLSSQDNEVTYLVPWCKIEKPPKKGVYELVTFQMKPGGPAVWGKAFQGAVNTHARGGYSHLVGVFHSEFGLLNQVHVLWWYESPDQRAAVRHTAHQDARVVAAVRESVMYLECQKNKLLFPTPYSPLQ; encoded by the exons ATGGAGCGACTGCGGCTCGCGCTTTGGGGGACGTGCGCGAGGCTCAGGAGAGATAGCAGCTTGAGCCTCTGCGGGAAG CTTCGGGCCTTCATATCCACTGgaccccagcagcagcacagcacctTTTATGAATTCCGCACATACCACATTAAGCCTGAAAAAAACGCTGCCTTCCTGAAGCTGACCAGTGAGAAGATCCACCTTCGCACGGCCCACTCTGAGCTCCTGGGCTACTGGAGTGTAGAGTATGGCGGGCTCAACCAGGTCTTCCACATCTGGAAGTATG ACAGTTATGCCCATCGGGCAGAAGTGAGGACAGCCCTGAGCAAGGACCCTCAGTGGATGGACGAGTACATATCCAAAGCCATACCCATGCTGTCTTCTCAAGACAATGAGGTGACCTATCTGGTGCCCTGGTGTAAGATTGAGAAGCCTCCAAAGAAAG GGGTATATGAGCTGGTAACCTTCCAGATGAAGCCAGGGGGTCCAGCTGTGTGGGGGAAGGCCTTCCAGGGCGCAGTGAACACTCATGCCAGGGGTGGCTATTCCCACCTGGTGGGGGTTTTTCACAGCGAGTTTGGACTCCTCAACCAAG TCCATGTACTGTGGTGGTATGAGAGTCCTGACCAGCGAGCAGCAGTCCGGCACACAGCCCACCAAGACGCCCGTGTGGTAGCAGCAG TGAGAGAGAGCGTGATGTACCTGGAATGCCAAAAAAACAAGTTGCTCTTTCCTACCCCTTATTCCCCCCTCCAGTGA